The proteins below come from a single Alnus glutinosa chromosome 9, dhAlnGlut1.1, whole genome shotgun sequence genomic window:
- the LOC133878173 gene encoding protein BUNDLE SHEATH DEFECTIVE 2, chloroplastic isoform X2 yields the protein MATLFFHPLASLSSSSSSSSSSASATSLSATHSLPQQPLSKPEIPALSRCSSRLLKAIRPTRLFVHPVLLFTGVDSPLDTQTFLATISVLAAIALSLVLGLKGDPVPCGRCAGNGGTKCVFCNNGKMKQEMGLIDCKVCKGLILCKKCGGSGYSRRL from the exons ATGGCGACACTCTTTTTCCACCCACTcgcttctctctcttcctcttcctcttcttcttcttcttcagcttcaGCGACATCTCTTAGCGCTACTCATTCTCTTCCGCAACAACCCCTATCTAAGCCAGAAATCCCCGCACTGTCCCGCTGCTCCTCTAGATTACTCAAAGCCATTCGACCCACAAGGCTCTTCGTCCACCCTGTTTTGCTCTTCACCGGCGTTGATAGCCCTTTGGATACCCAAACTTTCCTTGCCACTATCAGTGTCTTGGCCGCCATTgctctttctcttgttcttggTCTCAAG GGAGACCCTGTTCCGTGTGGGCGGTGCGCCGGCAATG GTGGCACAAAATGTGTCTTCTGTAACAATGGTAAGATGAAGCAAGAGATGGGCTTGATTGATTGTAAGGTGTGCAAAG GATTGATATTATGCAAGAAATGTGGAGGTTCTGGATATTCTAGACGGCTATGA
- the LOC133878173 gene encoding protein BUNDLE SHEATH DEFECTIVE 2, chloroplastic isoform X3, with the protein MATLFFHPLASLSSSSSSSSSSASATSLSATHSLPQQPLSKPEIPALSRCSSRLLKAIRPTRLFVHPVLLFTGVDSPLDTQTFLATISVLAAIALSLVLGLKGDPVPCGRCAGNGGTKCVFCNNGKMKQEMGLIDCKD; encoded by the exons ATGGCGACACTCTTTTTCCACCCACTcgcttctctctcttcctcttcctcttcttcttcttcttcagcttcaGCGACATCTCTTAGCGCTACTCATTCTCTTCCGCAACAACCCCTATCTAAGCCAGAAATCCCCGCACTGTCCCGCTGCTCCTCTAGATTACTCAAAGCCATTCGACCCACAAGGCTCTTCGTCCACCCTGTTTTGCTCTTCACCGGCGTTGATAGCCCTTTGGATACCCAAACTTTCCTTGCCACTATCAGTGTCTTGGCCGCCATTgctctttctcttgttcttggTCTCAAG GGAGACCCTGTTCCGTGTGGGCGGTGCGCCGGCAATG GTGGCACAAAATGTGTCTTCTGTAACAATGGTAAGATGAAGCAAGAGATGGGCTTGATTGATTGTAAG GATTGA
- the LOC133877887 gene encoding carboxylesterase 15-like: MSDTVASAATIPPHVVDDCRGVLHVYSDGSIVRSSKPSFNVPVHDDGSVLWKDVVFDAANNLQLRLYKPATFSPSSTSKLPVFYYIHGGGFCIGSRTWPNCQNYCFRLALELQAVVVSPDYRLSPESRLPAAIEDGFLAVKWLQAQAVSSEPDSWLTEVADFGNIFLSGDSAGGNIAHNLAVRLGSGSPELGPVRVRGYVLLAPFFGGTVRTKYEAEGPKEAFLNLELIDRFWRLSIPIGDTTDHPLVNPFGPSSRNLEAVDLDPILVIVGGSDLLKDRAADYARRLKNWGKKIEYVEFEGKQHGFFTIDPNSEAANELMQIIQHFMAENSS, encoded by the exons ATGTCCGACACCGTTGCCTCTGCCGCTACTATTCCACCCCACGTGGTTGACGATTGCCGAGGTGTCCTCCATGTCTACAGCGATGGTTCCATCGTCCGCTCTTCCAAACCAAGCTTCAACGTCCCCGTCCACGATGATGGCTCCGTTCTATGGAAGGACGTCGTTTTTGACGCCGCTAACAACCTTCAGCTCCGCCTGTACAAGCCGGCCACTTTCTCGCCCTCTTCCACCTCCAAGCTCCCTGTCTTTTACTACATCCACGGCGGCGGCTTTTGCATTGGCTCCCGCACCTGGCCCAACTGTCAGAACTACTGTTTCCGCCTCGCTTTGGAGCTGCAAGCCGTGGTCGTGTCTCCGGACTATCGGCTGAGTCCGGAGAGTCGGCTCCCGGCTGCTATCGAGGATGGATTCTTGGCCGTCAAGTGGCTCCAGGCCCAAGCCGTGTCCAGCGAGCCGGACTCGTGGCTGACTGAGGTGGCTGATTTTGGTAACATTTTCTTATCGGGTGACTCGGCGGGTGGGAATATCGCTCACAATTTGGCGGTTCGGTTAGGATCCGGGTCGCCCGAGTTGGGTCCGGTTCGGGTGAGGGGATATGTTTTATTGGCGCCGTTTTTTGGTGGCACCGTAAGGACCAAGTACGAGGCTGAAGGACCAAAGGAGGCCTTTCTGAATTTGGAGCTCATtgacag GTTTTGGAGGCTATCTATTCCAATTGGGGATACTACTGATCACCCACTTGTAAACCCATTTGGGCCATCGAGCCGCAATCTTGAAGCAGTGGATCTTGATCCCATCCTGGTGATAGTTGGGGGAAGTGACTTACTGAAAGACAGAGCTGCAGATTATGCAAGGCGGCTTAAGAATTGGGGAAAGAAGATTGAGTATGTGGAGTTTGAAGGAAAACAGCACGGTTTCTTCACTATTGATCCTAATTCAGAAGCGGCAAATGAATTGATGCAAATCATTCAACATTTCATGGCTGAAAATTCCAGCTAG
- the LOC133878173 gene encoding protein BUNDLE SHEATH DEFECTIVE 2, chloroplastic isoform X1: MATLFFHPLASLSSSSSSSSSSASATSLSATHSLPQQPLSKPEIPALSRCSSRLLKAIRPTRLFVHPVLLFTGVDSPLDTQTFLATISVLAAIALSLVLGLKGDPVPCGRCAGNGGTKCVFCNNGKMKQEMGLIDCKVCKGAGLILCKKCGGSGYSRRL; this comes from the exons ATGGCGACACTCTTTTTCCACCCACTcgcttctctctcttcctcttcctcttcttcttcttcttcagcttcaGCGACATCTCTTAGCGCTACTCATTCTCTTCCGCAACAACCCCTATCTAAGCCAGAAATCCCCGCACTGTCCCGCTGCTCCTCTAGATTACTCAAAGCCATTCGACCCACAAGGCTCTTCGTCCACCCTGTTTTGCTCTTCACCGGCGTTGATAGCCCTTTGGATACCCAAACTTTCCTTGCCACTATCAGTGTCTTGGCCGCCATTgctctttctcttgttcttggTCTCAAG GGAGACCCTGTTCCGTGTGGGCGGTGCGCCGGCAATG GTGGCACAAAATGTGTCTTCTGTAACAATGGTAAGATGAAGCAAGAGATGGGCTTGATTGATTGTAAGGTGTGCAAAGGTGCAG GATTGATATTATGCAAGAAATGTGGAGGTTCTGGATATTCTAGACGGCTATGA